A genomic stretch from Oreochromis aureus strain Israel breed Guangdong linkage group 17, ZZ_aureus, whole genome shotgun sequence includes:
- the cfap94 gene encoding dynein intermediate chain CFAP94, axonemal isoform X1, giving the protein MLKREGAKIHPKECERLKKSTGKHYFKLLLLQKASKLSKAQRAKREQEEEERKLREEEEARIRAEREEQERVERERKQKEVERLELKDLERREAELKELHHLLEENHTAVTKWKTEAVEIAKWERYMRCDGAPDPAVQKEMNTYMSLWRDDPEVNITLVLQQCNLALQLVDELEDLLKDITDPQERQKYQEVLINLQELIHSKHHLATEEILKSASENVSTETGNMQTVIKDDNITLCLWANLNKIPRFKSVSFSEAGLSFELPKQLAVSDIAVRILHTRYDHPSSLARMTHLRTHTPSNRVHPAMQSTQRMHISQSEASLWSRRNSPEPEEIQVSHVQTQMEALDVRDPTSPPEEHTVINPVAQVVDLMEYTPLGGVFYYDAFHLPPQIQYAHGWKFVQVLRTGMQVFSYQAEKSGLDGHEALPCPLVGVSVTLPESVVFLEAPQVARWDAAGISHCEIHLKDPTKSKILKRSTPKGKQWRMDGITDVSYDESEGKISFKMDSFQAFALMQKTYANLPFQSWELRPLGQDSALYTVNGAFMNISITIQDNKCMLQSEQEGGLSHLIGKWMSGSDLQRAMVDAGVNIFVNEYTHKYVSSTAKDPLTEHAAYEQMALFSSACAFSWSKWNAKCGAEHLVMQVCEHHDPSPVPKDSWSLYLLGAQRSRKLAITETSEAFSPDHYPGSEFHSTFIHLLQDTMSPDGIAQTRNSHHLFVDTVQSLLCATRPLMYS; this is encoded by the exons atgctGAAAAGAGAAGGAGCCAAAATTCATCCAAAGGAATGTGAGAGACTGAAAAAGTCCACAGGAAAACATtatttcaagttattgctgctacaG AAGGCCAGTAAGCTGTCCAAGGCTCAGAGGGCAAAGcgggagcaagaggaggaggagaggaaactTCGAGAGGAAG AGGAAGCCCGGATCAGGGCAGAAAGAGAAGAACAGGAACGagtggaaagagagagaaagcagaagGAAGTGGAAAGGCTTGAGCTAAAG GACCTAGAGCGCAGAGAGGCCGAGTTGAAGGAACTGCACCATCTACTGGAGGAGAATCATACTGCAGTAACCAAATGGAAAACTGAAGCTGTGGAGATAGCCAAG TGGGAGCGATACATGCGTTGCGACGGTGCACCAGACCCAGCAGTACAGAAAGAGATGAATACATACATGAGCCTATGGAGAGATGACCCTGAGGTCAACATTACGCTTGTGCTCCAGCAGTGTAATCTTGCTCTGCAg CTGGTAGATGAGTTGGAAGATCTCCTCAAAGATATTACAGATCCCCAGGAGCGCCAGAAGTACCAGGAGGTTCTCATAAATTTGCAGGAGCTAATTCACTCAAAACACCACCTTGCTACTGAAGAGATCCTTAAG AGTGCCAGTGAAAATGTCAGCACTGAGACAGGCAACATGCAGACTGTGATCAAAGATGACAACATTACACTGTGTCTCTGGGCCAACCTCAATAAGATTCCAAG GTTTAAGAGTGTCAGCTTCAGTGAGGCAGGCCTCAGCTTTGAGCTTCCCaagcagctggctgtgagtGACATCGCTGTGCGCATCCTCCACACCCGCTATGACCACCCATCTTCATTAGCCAGGATGACTCATCtgagaacacacacacccagcaaCAGGGTCCACCCGGCGATGCAGTCCACCCAAAG AATGCACATCTCACAGAGTGAAGCCAGTCTGTGGTCAAGGAGGAACAGTCCAGAGCCTGAAGAGATCCAAGTGAGCcatgtccaaacacagatggaaGCACTTGATG TCAGGGATCCGACTAGTCCCCCGGAGGAGCACACAGTGATCAACCCTGTTGCCCAGGTGGTAGACTTGATGGAGTACACACCTCTGGGTGGAGTATTCTACTATGATGCGTTTCACCTCCCACCTCAAATTCAATATGCCCATGGCTGGAAATTTGTACAG gTGTTGAGGACAGGTATGCAGGTGTTCTCTTACCAGGCCGAGAAGTCCGGTTTGGATGGCCACGAGGCTCTCCCCTGCCCCCTTGTTGGGGTGTCTGTGACACTGCCCGAATCTGTTGTCTTCTTGGAAGCTCCACAAGTGGCTCGCTGGGATGCTGCAGGTATATCACACTGTGAAATACATTTGAAAGACCCCACAAAGTCAAAGATATTGAAACGGTCTACTCCCAAAGGTAAGCAGTGGAGGATGGATGGTATCACCGACGTCTCCTATGACGAGTCTGAGGGCAAAATCTCTTTCAAGATGGACTCCTTCCAAGCGTTTGCGCTGATGCAGAAAACCTATGCCAACCTTCCTTTTCAGAGCTGGGAGCTCCGGCCACTGGGCCAGGACTCTGCTCTCTACACTGTCAACGGGGCGTTCATGAACATCAGCATCACTATTCAG GATAATAAATGTATGCTGCAATCGGAGCAAGAGGGAGGGCTCTCTCACCTCATAGGAAAGTGGATGAGTGGCTCGGACCTGCAGAGGGCCATGGTCGACGCTGGGGTCAACATCTTTGTGAATGAATACACGCACAAATATGTCAGCAGCACTGCCAAG GACCCACTCACAGAGCATGCTGCCTACGAACAGATGGCCCTCTTTTCCTCTGCCTGTGCATTCTCGTGGAGCAAGTGGAATGCTAAATGTGGAGCTGAGCATCTGGTCATGCAG GTGTGTGAGCACCACGATCCCTCCCCTGTGCCTAAGGACTCATGGAGTCTGTACCTTCTGGGAGCTCAGAGGAGTCGAAAGCTGGCAATCACAGAAACAAGTGAAGCTTTTTCTCCCGATCATTATCCTGGCAGCGAGTTTCACTCCACCTTCATCCACTTGCTTCAGGACACCATGAGTCCCGATGGCATCGCTCAGACCAGAAATTCCCATCATTTGTTTGTCGACACAGTGCAGAGCCTGCTCTGTGCCACAAGACCCCTGATGTATTCATAA
- the cfap94 gene encoding dynein intermediate chain CFAP94, axonemal isoform X3 — translation MLKREGAKIHPKECERLKKSTGKHYFKLLLLQKASKLSKAQRAKREQEEEERKLREEEEARIRAEREEQERVERERKQKEVERLELKDLERREAELKELHHLLEENHTAVTKWKTEAVEIAKWERYMRCDGAPDPAVQKEMNTYMSLWRDDPEVNITLVLQQCNLALQLVDELEDLLKDITDPQERQKYQEVLINLQELIHSKHHLATEEILKSASENVSTETGNMQTVIKDDNITLCLWANLNKIPRFKSVSFSEAGLSFELPKQLAVSDIAVRILHTRYDHPSSLARMTHLRTHTPSNRVHPAMQSTQRMHISQSEASLWSRRNSPEPEEIQVSHVQTQMEALDVRDPTSPPEEHTVINPVAQVVDLMEYTPLGGVFYYDAFHLPPQIQYAHGWKFVQVLRTGMQVFSYQAEKSGLDGHEALPCPLVGVSVTLPESVVFLEAPQVARWDAAGKQWRMDGITDVSYDESEGKISFKMDSFQAFALMQKTYANLPFQSWELRPLGQDSALYTVNGAFMNISITIQDNKCMLQSEQEGGLSHLIGKWMSGSDLQRAMVDAGVNIFVNEYTHKYVSSTAKDPLTEHAAYEQMALFSSACAFSWSKWNAKCGAEHLVMQVCEHHDPSPVPKDSWSLYLLGAQRSRKLAITETSEAFSPDHYPGSEFHSTFIHLLQDTMSPDGIAQTRNSHHLFVDTVQSLLCATRPLMYS, via the exons atgctGAAAAGAGAAGGAGCCAAAATTCATCCAAAGGAATGTGAGAGACTGAAAAAGTCCACAGGAAAACATtatttcaagttattgctgctacaG AAGGCCAGTAAGCTGTCCAAGGCTCAGAGGGCAAAGcgggagcaagaggaggaggagaggaaactTCGAGAGGAAG AGGAAGCCCGGATCAGGGCAGAAAGAGAAGAACAGGAACGagtggaaagagagagaaagcagaagGAAGTGGAAAGGCTTGAGCTAAAG GACCTAGAGCGCAGAGAGGCCGAGTTGAAGGAACTGCACCATCTACTGGAGGAGAATCATACTGCAGTAACCAAATGGAAAACTGAAGCTGTGGAGATAGCCAAG TGGGAGCGATACATGCGTTGCGACGGTGCACCAGACCCAGCAGTACAGAAAGAGATGAATACATACATGAGCCTATGGAGAGATGACCCTGAGGTCAACATTACGCTTGTGCTCCAGCAGTGTAATCTTGCTCTGCAg CTGGTAGATGAGTTGGAAGATCTCCTCAAAGATATTACAGATCCCCAGGAGCGCCAGAAGTACCAGGAGGTTCTCATAAATTTGCAGGAGCTAATTCACTCAAAACACCACCTTGCTACTGAAGAGATCCTTAAG AGTGCCAGTGAAAATGTCAGCACTGAGACAGGCAACATGCAGACTGTGATCAAAGATGACAACATTACACTGTGTCTCTGGGCCAACCTCAATAAGATTCCAAG GTTTAAGAGTGTCAGCTTCAGTGAGGCAGGCCTCAGCTTTGAGCTTCCCaagcagctggctgtgagtGACATCGCTGTGCGCATCCTCCACACCCGCTATGACCACCCATCTTCATTAGCCAGGATGACTCATCtgagaacacacacacccagcaaCAGGGTCCACCCGGCGATGCAGTCCACCCAAAG AATGCACATCTCACAGAGTGAAGCCAGTCTGTGGTCAAGGAGGAACAGTCCAGAGCCTGAAGAGATCCAAGTGAGCcatgtccaaacacagatggaaGCACTTGATG TCAGGGATCCGACTAGTCCCCCGGAGGAGCACACAGTGATCAACCCTGTTGCCCAGGTGGTAGACTTGATGGAGTACACACCTCTGGGTGGAGTATTCTACTATGATGCGTTTCACCTCCCACCTCAAATTCAATATGCCCATGGCTGGAAATTTGTACAG gTGTTGAGGACAGGTATGCAGGTGTTCTCTTACCAGGCCGAGAAGTCCGGTTTGGATGGCCACGAGGCTCTCCCCTGCCCCCTTGTTGGGGTGTCTGTGACACTGCCCGAATCTGTTGTCTTCTTGGAAGCTCCACAAGTGGCTCGCTGGGATGCTGCAG GTAAGCAGTGGAGGATGGATGGTATCACCGACGTCTCCTATGACGAGTCTGAGGGCAAAATCTCTTTCAAGATGGACTCCTTCCAAGCGTTTGCGCTGATGCAGAAAACCTATGCCAACCTTCCTTTTCAGAGCTGGGAGCTCCGGCCACTGGGCCAGGACTCTGCTCTCTACACTGTCAACGGGGCGTTCATGAACATCAGCATCACTATTCAG GATAATAAATGTATGCTGCAATCGGAGCAAGAGGGAGGGCTCTCTCACCTCATAGGAAAGTGGATGAGTGGCTCGGACCTGCAGAGGGCCATGGTCGACGCTGGGGTCAACATCTTTGTGAATGAATACACGCACAAATATGTCAGCAGCACTGCCAAG GACCCACTCACAGAGCATGCTGCCTACGAACAGATGGCCCTCTTTTCCTCTGCCTGTGCATTCTCGTGGAGCAAGTGGAATGCTAAATGTGGAGCTGAGCATCTGGTCATGCAG GTGTGTGAGCACCACGATCCCTCCCCTGTGCCTAAGGACTCATGGAGTCTGTACCTTCTGGGAGCTCAGAGGAGTCGAAAGCTGGCAATCACAGAAACAAGTGAAGCTTTTTCTCCCGATCATTATCCTGGCAGCGAGTTTCACTCCACCTTCATCCACTTGCTTCAGGACACCATGAGTCCCGATGGCATCGCTCAGACCAGAAATTCCCATCATTTGTTTGTCGACACAGTGCAGAGCCTGCTCTGTGCCACAAGACCCCTGATGTATTCATAA
- the lyrm5a gene encoding LYR motif-containing protein 5A — MANPLKTEVIRLYKNLLYLGREYPQGAAYFRQRLKSAFMKNKDVTDPEKIKQLVARGDHVIKELEALYFLRKYRAMKKRYYEPEK, encoded by the exons ATGGCCAACCCTTTAAAAACTGAAGTTATCAGGCTGTACAAAAAT CTCCTGTATCTCGGCCGTGAATACCCTCAGGGAGCAGCGTACTTCAGACAGCGCCTGAAGTCAGCCTTCATGAAGAATAAAGACGTGACCGACCCGGAGAAGATCAAACAGCTGGTGGCCCGGGGGGATCATGTCATTAAGGAGCTAGAAGCTCTGTATTTCCTCCGAAAATATCGGGCCATGAAAAAGAGATACTATGAACCCGAAAAATAA
- the cfap94 gene encoding dynein intermediate chain CFAP94, axonemal isoform X2 encodes MRIGCHGYPDARTNMLPKKKQKASKLSKAQRAKREQEEEERKLREEEEARIRAEREEQERVERERKQKEVERLELKDLERREAELKELHHLLEENHTAVTKWKTEAVEIAKWERYMRCDGAPDPAVQKEMNTYMSLWRDDPEVNITLVLQQCNLALQLVDELEDLLKDITDPQERQKYQEVLINLQELIHSKHHLATEEILKSASENVSTETGNMQTVIKDDNITLCLWANLNKIPRFKSVSFSEAGLSFELPKQLAVSDIAVRILHTRYDHPSSLARMTHLRTHTPSNRVHPAMQSTQRMHISQSEASLWSRRNSPEPEEIQVSHVQTQMEALDVRDPTSPPEEHTVINPVAQVVDLMEYTPLGGVFYYDAFHLPPQIQYAHGWKFVQVLRTGMQVFSYQAEKSGLDGHEALPCPLVGVSVTLPESVVFLEAPQVARWDAAGISHCEIHLKDPTKSKILKRSTPKGKQWRMDGITDVSYDESEGKISFKMDSFQAFALMQKTYANLPFQSWELRPLGQDSALYTVNGAFMNISITIQDNKCMLQSEQEGGLSHLIGKWMSGSDLQRAMVDAGVNIFVNEYTHKYVSSTAKDPLTEHAAYEQMALFSSACAFSWSKWNAKCGAEHLVMQVCEHHDPSPVPKDSWSLYLLGAQRSRKLAITETSEAFSPDHYPGSEFHSTFIHLLQDTMSPDGIAQTRNSHHLFVDTVQSLLCATRPLMYS; translated from the exons ATGCGTATAGGTTGCCACGGTTACCCAGACGCGCGGACGAACATG CTTCCCAAGAAAAAACAG AAGGCCAGTAAGCTGTCCAAGGCTCAGAGGGCAAAGcgggagcaagaggaggaggagaggaaactTCGAGAGGAAG AGGAAGCCCGGATCAGGGCAGAAAGAGAAGAACAGGAACGagtggaaagagagagaaagcagaagGAAGTGGAAAGGCTTGAGCTAAAG GACCTAGAGCGCAGAGAGGCCGAGTTGAAGGAACTGCACCATCTACTGGAGGAGAATCATACTGCAGTAACCAAATGGAAAACTGAAGCTGTGGAGATAGCCAAG TGGGAGCGATACATGCGTTGCGACGGTGCACCAGACCCAGCAGTACAGAAAGAGATGAATACATACATGAGCCTATGGAGAGATGACCCTGAGGTCAACATTACGCTTGTGCTCCAGCAGTGTAATCTTGCTCTGCAg CTGGTAGATGAGTTGGAAGATCTCCTCAAAGATATTACAGATCCCCAGGAGCGCCAGAAGTACCAGGAGGTTCTCATAAATTTGCAGGAGCTAATTCACTCAAAACACCACCTTGCTACTGAAGAGATCCTTAAG AGTGCCAGTGAAAATGTCAGCACTGAGACAGGCAACATGCAGACTGTGATCAAAGATGACAACATTACACTGTGTCTCTGGGCCAACCTCAATAAGATTCCAAG GTTTAAGAGTGTCAGCTTCAGTGAGGCAGGCCTCAGCTTTGAGCTTCCCaagcagctggctgtgagtGACATCGCTGTGCGCATCCTCCACACCCGCTATGACCACCCATCTTCATTAGCCAGGATGACTCATCtgagaacacacacacccagcaaCAGGGTCCACCCGGCGATGCAGTCCACCCAAAG AATGCACATCTCACAGAGTGAAGCCAGTCTGTGGTCAAGGAGGAACAGTCCAGAGCCTGAAGAGATCCAAGTGAGCcatgtccaaacacagatggaaGCACTTGATG TCAGGGATCCGACTAGTCCCCCGGAGGAGCACACAGTGATCAACCCTGTTGCCCAGGTGGTAGACTTGATGGAGTACACACCTCTGGGTGGAGTATTCTACTATGATGCGTTTCACCTCCCACCTCAAATTCAATATGCCCATGGCTGGAAATTTGTACAG gTGTTGAGGACAGGTATGCAGGTGTTCTCTTACCAGGCCGAGAAGTCCGGTTTGGATGGCCACGAGGCTCTCCCCTGCCCCCTTGTTGGGGTGTCTGTGACACTGCCCGAATCTGTTGTCTTCTTGGAAGCTCCACAAGTGGCTCGCTGGGATGCTGCAGGTATATCACACTGTGAAATACATTTGAAAGACCCCACAAAGTCAAAGATATTGAAACGGTCTACTCCCAAAGGTAAGCAGTGGAGGATGGATGGTATCACCGACGTCTCCTATGACGAGTCTGAGGGCAAAATCTCTTTCAAGATGGACTCCTTCCAAGCGTTTGCGCTGATGCAGAAAACCTATGCCAACCTTCCTTTTCAGAGCTGGGAGCTCCGGCCACTGGGCCAGGACTCTGCTCTCTACACTGTCAACGGGGCGTTCATGAACATCAGCATCACTATTCAG GATAATAAATGTATGCTGCAATCGGAGCAAGAGGGAGGGCTCTCTCACCTCATAGGAAAGTGGATGAGTGGCTCGGACCTGCAGAGGGCCATGGTCGACGCTGGGGTCAACATCTTTGTGAATGAATACACGCACAAATATGTCAGCAGCACTGCCAAG GACCCACTCACAGAGCATGCTGCCTACGAACAGATGGCCCTCTTTTCCTCTGCCTGTGCATTCTCGTGGAGCAAGTGGAATGCTAAATGTGGAGCTGAGCATCTGGTCATGCAG GTGTGTGAGCACCACGATCCCTCCCCTGTGCCTAAGGACTCATGGAGTCTGTACCTTCTGGGAGCTCAGAGGAGTCGAAAGCTGGCAATCACAGAAACAAGTGAAGCTTTTTCTCCCGATCATTATCCTGGCAGCGAGTTTCACTCCACCTTCATCCACTTGCTTCAGGACACCATGAGTCCCGATGGCATCGCTCAGACCAGAAATTCCCATCATTTGTTTGTCGACACAGTGCAGAGCCTGCTCTGTGCCACAAGACCCCTGATGTATTCATAA